In Terriglobia bacterium, the genomic stretch CCTGCACCAGCACTCCCCCTTGTCCGATCCGATGGGCGAGGCGTTCGACTATGCGAAGGCATTCAAAAGTCTCGACCTGAATGCCGTGATCAAGGATCTTCATGCCGTGATGACGGACTCGCAGGATTGGTGGCCGGCCGACTTTGGCCACTACGGGCCGCTGTTCATTCGGATGGCGTGGCACAGCGCAGGCACGTACCGCATTGGCGACGGCCGCGGCGGAGCCGGAGCCGGCCAGCAGCGCTTCGCGCCGCTCAATAGCTGGCCGGACAACGTGAACCTCGACAAGGCTCGCCGGCTGCTGTGGCCGATCAAGCAGAAATACGGCCGGAAGATCTCCTGGGCCGACCTTATGATTCTCGCAGGCAACGTCGCCCTCGACTCGATGGGCTTCAAGACCTTCGGTTTCGGCGGCGGGCGCGAGGATGTCTGGGAGCCCGAAGAGGACATCTACTGGGGGGCGGAGGGCAAGTGGCTGGCGGACGAGCGCTACAGCGGCGACCGTGATCTTGAGAATCCTCTGGCTGCCGTGCAAATGGGTCTGATCTACGTGAATCCGGAAGGGCCGAACCGCAAGCCGGATCCTCTCGCGGCGGCCACGGATATCCGCGAAACGTTCCGCCGCATGGCAATGAACGACGAAGAAACGGTCGCGCTGATTGCCGGCGGTCACACCTTCGGCAAAACCCACGGCGCGGGCGATGCGGCACTGGTGGGCGCAGAGCCGGAAGCCGCCAGCATCGAGGAGCAGGGCCTCGGCTGGAAGAGCAAATTTGGCACGGGCAAAGGCGGTGACGCGATCGGCAGCGGCCTGGAAGTCATTTGGACCACGACGCCTACGAAGTGGAGCAACAACTTCTTCGCGAACCTGTTCGGCTACGAATGGGAACTGACCGAGAGCCCTGCCGGTGCTCATCAGTGGAAACCGAAGAATGACGCAGGCGCCGGTACGGTGCCGGATGCGCACGATCCGTCAAAGCGTCACGCGCCCTCCATGCTGACCACGGACCTCGCCTTGCGCTTCGACCCTGCTTACGAAAAGATCTCACGGCGCTTCTACCAGCATCCGGATCAGTTCGCAGACGCGTTTGCCCGGGCGTGGTTCAAGCTGACGCACCGCGACATGGGTCCTCTCTCGCGGTACCTTGGCCCGCTCGTTCCTGCGGAGCCCCAGCTGTGGCAAGACCCTGTTCCGGCGGTGGATCATAAATTAATCGGGGAGCAGGACATTGCTGCCCTGAAGGCCAAGATCCTCAAATCCGGACTGTCGATCTCCCAACTGGTCACGACTGCCTGGGCGTCGGCGGCAACGTTCCGCGGCTCCGACAAGCGCGGTGGGGCGAATGGGGCGCGCATTCGCCTTGCGCCGCAAAAGGATTGGGAAGTGAACCAGCCGGGCGGGCTGGCAAAGGCCCTGCCGGCGCTGGAGGCAATCCAAAAGGATTTCAACAGCTCGCAGTCCGGCGGAAAGAAGGTCTCGCTGGCTGACCTGATCGTTCTGGGTGGCTGCGCAGCCGTCGAAGAAGCTGCTAAAAGGGCCGGGCGCGCAGTGAAGATTCCCTTCTCGCCCGGGCGCACGGATGCTTCGCAGCAGCAGACCGATGTGGATTCATTCGCCGTCCTGGAGCCGACCGCAGACGGGTTCCGCAACTACCTCCGGAAGGGACACCAAAGACCGGCGGAGGAACTGCTGGTGGATCGGGCGCAGTTGCTGACGCTGACTGCTCCCGAGATGACGGTTCTCGTCGGCGGCATGCGCGCCCTGAACGCTACCTTCGGGCAGTCCCGGCACGGAGTCTTCACCAACCGGCCCGAGACGCTGACGAATGATTTCTTCGTCAGCCTGCTCGACATGAATACGAAGTGGCAGCCTTCCTCGGCATCCGAAGGCGTGTATGAGGGGCGCGATCGCGCGACGGGCGAACTCAAGTGGACCGGCACCCGTGTCGATCTTATATTCGGTTCGAACTCCCAGCTCCGAGCAATCGCGGAAGTCTATGCATGCGACGACTCGAAGGAGGCGTTCGTGAACGATTTCGTGGCGGCGTGGAACAAGGTGATGAACCTTGATCGCTACGACCTTGCCTGAGCTCGGCGGAAGGACAGAGCTGTCAACCCTGGTGCTAGCCCCCGTTCCTGTTGTTCGGATCGGCAAGGCCGAGATTTGTCACTTTTCTTGGCGCGCGCGGGCCGGATCGCGCGCGCCCTTTGATTCTGCCAGGAAGCGTTCTGCATGACAGATTGCCTGAACAGGGTCGGCGTGGTCCCAGACCGCCGAGACTCTAAGAAATTGCTGAGGCTTTGGCCATCTCCCGCAGCACCTCGAAGACGTCCTCGTTTTCCGGGACCTCGCCCAACTCGTACACGTTGGAAAATCGGATGATTCCGTTCTTATCAATCACGAAGACCGCGCGCTCGCTGATGCCCGGGATGGGATCGCCCTCCCGCAGCACGCCAAAGCGCCGCGCGACTTCGCCATGCGGATAGAAGTCGCTGCCCAAGGGATAGGTGAGTTTCCCCACTTCAAATTTCTGCCACGCAACGTGGCTGAATACCGAATCGATGCTCATGCCCACGACCTGGGCATCAAGTTCGGCGAACCGGTCGCGATCAGCCTGGTACGCCGAAGTTTGCGCTGCTCAAGCCGGGGTAAAGTTCAGCGGGTGAAAGGCCAGCACCACGTGCCGCTTCCCGCGGTAATCCGCCAGCTTCAGCCGGTGTTTCTCTTCGCCGGTACACGCGGGGACATCGAAGTCCGGGGCGCGTTTGCCGACCTCAAGGGCTGCCATGAGCTCTCCTCCCTAAAGCGAATCTGAAGTGCATCGCAAACAGGGAATTCTAATGCCCGCCTGCGGGGCGGGCAAGGGACAGTCTGGACCGGTTTCACGTGTTCGTCTCGAAACCGCTCTTTCGGAGAATATGTGGCGGAATTTGGCGCATTCGGGAGGTGAACGTCTCATCGTGACGGCCATCACCGCGACCCGGCCCATCTCGCCTTATGATCACCGGCAAGGAACACCTTCGACGAGGTGAGCCATGAAGATCCGCGAGTTGATGACGCGCGATCCCGCTTGTTGCATTCCTTCCGACTCCGCGCACCGCGCCGGCACCCTGATGCGCCGCTTCGACGTCGGCGCGCTGCCGGTGGTGGACGACGAATCCCACCGCCAGCTGCTCGGCATCATGACGGACCGCGACCTCTGCCTCTTTGTAGTGGCGCCCAACCGCCTGCCGGCCGTGGTCACGGTGGAGGAATGCATGATGCGCAACCCGGTCTGCTGCGGCCCCGACGATGAGGTTGCGCGCGCCCTGGAACTCATGCGCACCCACCACGTGCGCCGACTCCCGGTGGTCAACGCGCACGGCTTTCTGGTCGGGATGGTGTCGCTGACCGACTTGGTGCGCTATCACGCGGTCACCGAGGCCGAGTTGGAGGCCACCATGGAACAGCTGACGCAGCCCGAGCCGTGACTTCCGGTGATGGTGAGGCGCTTGCGCAACCGGCCCCGAAGTGGTATAAATGAAATCGTTACGAGATGGCGTTATACCGTTTTTACGACGCCGGTCGTCAGGATCATGAATCCTGACCGTGTCCCCGGCATCAAATTGAGTAGAGCCGGTAGGTAGGCGCTGCTAGGTTTAGCCACCTCAAGTCGGCCCCGTTCGGGGCTTCCATTCGGGAACAAGGTTCTCGAAGGGTCGTAAGACCTCCATTTGATCTTTTTGATTTTTCCAATTCTCGCGGGCGTTGTGCGCGCCAAAATCGGGCAGCGCAGCCGGGAGAATGCATACTGCGCGGACGAGCGTAAGCAGCGCTCCTCGAGGGATTTGCCGCCGCCTAAAACGGTAGTCGCTCGGGTTGACAGCGCTCCGCGATCGCGGTATGTTTGAAAGGTTTCGAGGACAGACGGAAGCGGACTAGTGCCGCCCAAGTCGGTCAATCCGAACCGAACCGCCCAGTGCGGCTCCGGAACGGTCTTTGACA encodes the following:
- the katG gene encoding catalase/peroxidase HPI, producing MSTETKCPVTGGARRHTAAGAATNADWWPNQLNLKILHQHSPLSDPMGEAFDYAKAFKSLDLNAVIKDLHAVMTDSQDWWPADFGHYGPLFIRMAWHSAGTYRIGDGRGGAGAGQQRFAPLNSWPDNVNLDKARRLLWPIKQKYGRKISWADLMILAGNVALDSMGFKTFGFGGGREDVWEPEEDIYWGAEGKWLADERYSGDRDLENPLAAVQMGLIYVNPEGPNRKPDPLAAATDIRETFRRMAMNDEETVALIAGGHTFGKTHGAGDAALVGAEPEAASIEEQGLGWKSKFGTGKGGDAIGSGLEVIWTTTPTKWSNNFFANLFGYEWELTESPAGAHQWKPKNDAGAGTVPDAHDPSKRHAPSMLTTDLALRFDPAYEKISRRFYQHPDQFADAFARAWFKLTHRDMGPLSRYLGPLVPAEPQLWQDPVPAVDHKLIGEQDIAALKAKILKSGLSISQLVTTAWASAATFRGSDKRGGANGARIRLAPQKDWEVNQPGGLAKALPALEAIQKDFNSSQSGGKKVSLADLIVLGGCAAVEEAAKRAGRAVKIPFSPGRTDASQQQTDVDSFAVLEPTADGFRNYLRKGHQRPAEELLVDRAQLLTLTAPEMTVLVGGMRALNATFGQSRHGVFTNRPETLTNDFFVSLLDMNTKWQPSSASEGVYEGRDRATGELKWTGTRVDLIFGSNSQLRAIAEVYACDDSKEAFVNDFVAAWNKVMNLDRYDLA
- a CDS encoding redoxin domain-containing protein yields the protein MAALEVGKRAPDFDVPACTGEEKHRLKLADYRGKRHVVLAFHPLNFTPA
- a CDS encoding CBS domain-containing protein; amino-acid sequence: MKIRELMTRDPACCIPSDSAHRAGTLMRRFDVGALPVVDDESHRQLLGIMTDRDLCLFVVAPNRLPAVVTVEECMMRNPVCCGPDDEVARALELMRTHHVRRLPVVNAHGFLVGMVSLTDLVRYHAVTEAELEATMEQLTQPEP